Proteins from one Mucilaginibacter jinjuensis genomic window:
- the eutC gene encoding ethanolamine ammonia-lyase subunit EutC, which translates to MKKPAVITTDPWESLKEFTAARIAMGRVGNSIPLTQYLEFKLAHAHARDAVYSELNSEAISYYLQHLDIPILKLHSKAENRNQYLQRPDLGRLLHEQSVEILKEHTGKYDLSIIIADGLSAHAVNSNAVQLVEALIRLFRSVKYKIAPICLTAQGRVALADHIAHGLNSKLSIMLIGERPGLSSADSVGAYLTYNPRPGLTDEMRNCVSNIRPEGLLHEPAAEKIFYLVQEAFRRKLSGVELKDNAGLITS; encoded by the coding sequence ATGAAGAAGCCTGCTGTAATAACCACTGATCCCTGGGAATCACTTAAAGAGTTTACCGCTGCACGCATAGCGATGGGCAGGGTGGGCAACAGCATTCCGTTAACCCAATACCTAGAATTTAAACTGGCACACGCCCACGCCCGCGATGCAGTTTACTCTGAACTCAACAGCGAGGCTATCAGCTATTATCTGCAACACCTTGACATACCTATTCTTAAACTTCACAGTAAAGCCGAAAACCGCAATCAATATTTGCAACGACCGGATCTGGGCCGGTTACTTCATGAGCAATCTGTAGAAATTTTAAAAGAACATACCGGCAAATACGACCTCAGCATCATTATCGCCGATGGTCTTTCTGCCCATGCGGTAAACAGCAATGCAGTACAATTGGTAGAAGCTTTGATCCGGCTATTCCGTTCTGTAAAATATAAGATAGCACCTATTTGCCTCACCGCCCAGGGGCGTGTGGCATTGGCCGATCATATTGCACATGGCCTTAATTCCAAATTATCCATTATGCTCATCGGTGAGCGGCCGGGACTAAGTTCTGCAGATAGTGTGGGTGCTTACTTAACCTATAATCCCCGACCGGGGTTGACTGACGAAATGCGCAACTGCGTTTCTAATATCCGCCCCGAAGGTTTACTGCATGAACCGGCAGCAGAGAAGATCTTTTATTTAGTGCAGGAGGCTTTCAGAAGAAAATTATCGGGGGTGGAGTTGAAGGATAATGCAGGGTTGATAACGTCATAA
- a CDS encoding IS110 family transposase, whose protein sequence is MINLLKQTVGIDVAKDELVVSLGQMDQDTNIELIAGKTFSNNKKGFSQLIQWTEKLFSDQVKILYAMEATGVYHEALAYYLSDRGDLVSIILPNKISNYVRTLDVKTITDKSASQAITRFGLERKLEIWQRPKKVFKDLRQLTRERDQLIGERTMLKNQLHAELAEAFPNERSISRVNERITLLNRQEKDIKAELAELIKNDPQLVKQVKTITSIPGIGTLTAVTVLAETNGFELIRSKKQLVSYAGLDVQEKQSGTSVKGKPRISKKGNKHLRKAMHLPALAAIRNDERFRAVFARLIAKHGIKMKAIVAIQRKLLELTYIIAKTGQIYDIGYLHKAIEIPF, encoded by the coding sequence ATGATCAATCTACTCAAACAAACAGTCGGAATCGACGTGGCAAAGGATGAATTAGTTGTATCACTTGGTCAAATGGACCAGGATACCAATATCGAACTGATCGCCGGCAAAACATTTAGTAACAATAAGAAAGGCTTTTCCCAACTTATACAATGGACAGAGAAGCTATTTTCAGATCAGGTAAAGATACTTTATGCGATGGAAGCCACCGGGGTTTATCATGAAGCCCTGGCTTATTATCTTTCAGATCGGGGAGACTTGGTAAGTATTATATTGCCGAACAAGATCAGTAATTATGTAAGAACACTTGATGTTAAGACGATCACGGACAAAAGCGCGTCTCAGGCGATAACCAGGTTTGGCCTGGAAAGGAAGCTGGAGATTTGGCAGCGGCCCAAAAAAGTATTCAAAGACTTAAGGCAGCTGACCCGTGAGCGGGACCAATTGATAGGCGAACGTACTATGCTTAAAAATCAGCTACACGCTGAACTGGCAGAAGCTTTTCCTAATGAAAGAAGTATTAGCAGGGTTAATGAGCGGATAACATTACTCAACAGACAGGAGAAAGACATCAAAGCAGAACTGGCAGAATTAATAAAAAATGATCCGCAATTGGTTAAGCAGGTTAAGACCATTACCTCCATACCCGGCATAGGAACCCTCACAGCAGTAACCGTACTTGCTGAAACGAATGGTTTTGAACTCATCCGAAGTAAAAAACAATTGGTCAGTTACGCCGGGCTCGATGTCCAGGAAAAGCAATCCGGAACTTCTGTAAAGGGCAAACCAAGGATATCTAAAAAAGGGAACAAACATTTGCGAAAGGCCATGCATTTGCCCGCATTGGCTGCTATAAGAAACGATGAACGCTTTAGGGCTGTATTCGCCAGGTTAATAGCTAAGCATGGGATCAAAATGAAAGCCATAGTAGCCATACAGAGAAAGCTGCTGGAGCTAACTTATATCATTGCAAAGACTGGTCAAATTTATGACATTGGATACCTGCACAAAGCAATTGAAATACCATTTTAA
- a CDS encoding polyprenyl synthetase family protein, with protein sequence MLSINEIKKPIAADIDVFEEKFKSSMHSSVPLLDRITHYIVKRKGKQIRPMFVFFSASVCGGISEATHRAASLVELLHTASLVHDDVVDNSYQRRGFFSINALWKNKIAVLVGDYLLSKGLLLSLEHDDFQVLKIVSEAVRQMSEGELLQMEKVRRMDIDEKIYYEVIRQKTASLIAACCAAGAAAANADAETVEKMRLFGEKTGIAFQIKDDMFDFGTDDVGKPLGIDIKEKKMTLPLIYALNTTTGTEKKRIINLVKNHNNDLDKIAQIIKFVKDAGGLQYADSQMKKYQEEAFEILNTMPDGDARRGLEQLVRFTTERNK encoded by the coding sequence ATGCTAAGCATTAACGAGATTAAGAAACCCATTGCTGCGGATATTGATGTTTTTGAAGAAAAATTCAAATCCTCTATGCATAGTTCGGTGCCCCTGCTCGATCGTATTACACATTATATCGTAAAACGTAAGGGCAAGCAGATCCGGCCTATGTTCGTGTTTTTTTCGGCCAGCGTTTGCGGCGGGATCAGCGAGGCTACACATCGTGCTGCAAGTTTGGTTGAACTGTTGCACACAGCCAGCCTGGTACACGATGACGTGGTGGATAACTCTTATCAACGTCGCGGATTTTTCTCTATCAATGCCTTATGGAAAAATAAGATAGCCGTTTTAGTGGGCGATTACCTGCTGTCGAAAGGTTTGCTATTATCATTAGAGCACGACGATTTCCAGGTGCTGAAAATTGTATCGGAAGCGGTAAGGCAGATGAGCGAAGGTGAGCTGCTGCAGATGGAAAAGGTGCGTCGTATGGATATAGATGAGAAGATCTATTACGAGGTGATTCGCCAGAAAACGGCTTCGTTAATTGCGGCTTGTTGTGCTGCCGGGGCTGCTGCTGCCAATGCCGATGCCGAAACGGTTGAAAAAATGCGCTTATTTGGCGAAAAAACGGGTATCGCTTTCCAGATTAAAGATGATATGTTTGATTTTGGGACCGATGATGTGGGCAAACCTTTGGGTATCGACATCAAGGAGAAAAAGATGACCCTCCCATTGATCTATGCACTCAACACTACTACTGGTACCGAGAAAAAGCGCATTATTAATCTGGTTAAAAACCATAATAACGACTTAGATAAGATAGCCCAGATCATTAAGTTTGTGAAAGATGCAGGCGGTTTGCAGTATGCCGACAGCCAGATGAAGAAATACCAGGAAGAGGCTTTCGAAATCCTGAACACCATGCCCGACGGCGATGCCCGCCGCGGCCTTGAACAATTAGTACGCTTTACTACGGAAAGGAACAAATAG
- a CDS encoding TerC family protein, whose amino-acid sequence MSTEIEFIAGFLVFIALMLAIDLGLFSKSDKPVSLTQAGIMSGVWVALALGFYALIYNYGHLLHNIHDFAGLQQINLSHFHRLKLNPNDFEGSLDIYRKNLSLEFITGYIVEYALSVDNIFVMILIFTAFSVEQKHYHKVLIWGIIGAVIMRLLFIFIGSSLISRFHWVLYIFGAFLVYTGIMMFVNRNKEDEVDTQNHPVVKFASKYFAVYPQFSGDQFFVKIDKKRMITPLFLVLLIIEVTDLVFAVDSIPAIFSVTKDPYIVFFSNIFAILGLRSMFFLLVNVMDKFHYLKTGLAVLLAFIGLKMLAGEYAEHVGITTTTSLFIILGILAVSIVASLVFPKPPGSLKGE is encoded by the coding sequence ATGTCGACCGAAATAGAGTTTATTGCAGGCTTTTTGGTTTTTATTGCCTTAATGCTGGCGATAGACCTCGGGCTGTTCAGCAAATCTGATAAACCGGTCAGCCTTACGCAAGCCGGTATTATGAGCGGCGTTTGGGTTGCCCTGGCATTGGGTTTCTACGCACTTATTTACAACTATGGGCACCTGCTGCATAACATTCATGATTTTGCCGGGTTGCAGCAAATCAATTTAAGTCACTTCCATCGCCTCAAATTAAACCCCAATGATTTTGAGGGGAGCCTGGACATCTACCGTAAAAATCTCTCGCTCGAATTTATTACCGGGTACATTGTAGAGTATGCGCTATCTGTAGATAATATTTTTGTGATGATCCTGATCTTCACCGCCTTTTCGGTAGAGCAGAAACATTATCATAAGGTATTGATCTGGGGGATTATCGGTGCGGTAATCATGCGCTTACTGTTCATTTTTATCGGGTCGTCGTTGATTAGTCGTTTCCATTGGGTGCTGTATATCTTCGGTGCGTTTTTGGTTTATACCGGCATCATGATGTTTGTGAACCGCAATAAGGAGGATGAAGTTGATACGCAGAACCATCCCGTGGTTAAATTTGCCTCTAAGTACTTTGCAGTATATCCGCAGTTTTCTGGTGATCAATTTTTCGTTAAGATTGATAAAAAACGGATGATCACGCCGCTGTTCCTTGTATTGCTGATCATCGAAGTAACCGACCTGGTTTTCGCGGTTGATTCTATCCCGGCCATATTTTCGGTAACTAAAGATCCTTATATCGTTTTTTTCTCTAATATATTCGCCATACTGGGCTTACGCTCGATGTTCTTTTTGCTGGTGAACGTGATGGATAAGTTTCATTATCTTAAAACGGGATTAGCAGTATTACTGGCATTTATTGGCCTAAAAATGCTGGCTGGAGAGTATGCCGAACATGTGGGTATTACTACCACTACTTCGTTGTTTATTATTTTAGGGATACTGGCGGTAAGTATAGTGGCTTCGCTGGTGTTTCCGAAGCCCCCCGGCTCCCTAAAGGGGGAGTAG
- the cdaA gene encoding diadenylate cyclase CdaA: protein MHYFDFSFLKFNFFDILDIVLVALIIYQLYNLIRGTIAANIFIGLAIICLLYFVVKALHMTLLTNILGNFMNVGIIAVIVVFQQEIRRFLLLVGKNASLQRNKAWWKYFFGKAETEKNNYIRIKPIIDACKSLKQTRTGALIVFAKFYDEQFYQNSCEVIDAKISKRLLESIFQKTSPLHDGAVVISGNKIKSASCILPLTDNTNLPPQFGLRHRAGIGVTEANEATAIIVSEETGEISYAKQGRVKMNISFAELEKLLNKDF from the coding sequence ATGCATTACTTCGACTTTAGTTTCCTGAAATTTAACTTCTTCGATATCCTCGATATCGTGCTGGTAGCCCTTATTATTTACCAGTTGTATAACTTGATCAGGGGCACTATTGCTGCCAATATTTTTATCGGTTTGGCTATCATCTGCCTGCTATACTTTGTGGTAAAAGCGCTGCACATGACCCTGCTTACCAACATTCTGGGCAACTTTATGAATGTGGGTATTATTGCTGTTATTGTGGTATTTCAGCAAGAGATAAGGCGGTTCTTGTTGCTGGTAGGGAAGAATGCATCCTTGCAGCGAAACAAGGCTTGGTGGAAATATTTCTTCGGCAAAGCAGAAACGGAGAAGAACAACTACATCCGCATAAAGCCTATTATTGATGCCTGCAAAAGCCTGAAACAAACCCGTACAGGTGCATTAATTGTATTCGCTAAGTTTTATGACGAGCAGTTTTACCAGAACAGCTGCGAGGTGATTGACGCCAAGATTTCTAAACGTTTGTTAGAAAGTATCTTCCAGAAAACTAGTCCGCTGCATGATGGTGCGGTGGTTATATCGGGCAATAAAATTAAATCGGCCAGCTGTATTTTACCGTTGACAGATAATACCAACCTGCCGCCGCAATTCGGTTTACGCCACCGCGCAGGTATCGGTGTAACCGAGGCTAATGAAGCAACAGCCATCATTGTATCCGAAGAAACGGGTGAGATCTCTTACGCCAAACAAGGGCGGGTGAAAATGAATATTAGCTTTGCGGAGTTGGAAAAGTTGTTGAATAAAGATTTTTAA
- a CDS encoding DUF2911 domain-containing protein produces the protein MKSIVLKKSLLLSFFSMLMAVTVMAQDKPAPASPAQVATGTIKGATVTINYSSPAVKGRTIWGGLVPYDKVWRAGANQATIFTTDKALTIQGKTLPAGKYSLYATPGEKEWKIIFNSQTGQWGINRDGSTTDDASKDVLVVTAKPVKSSETNERLVYKISDKGFALEWDNLSVPVWVK, from the coding sequence ATGAAAAGTATCGTTTTAAAAAAATCACTTCTGCTGTCATTTTTCAGCATGCTGATGGCCGTAACCGTTATGGCACAGGATAAACCAGCCCCGGCAAGCCCTGCCCAGGTAGCAACCGGAACAATTAAAGGCGCTACAGTAACTATTAACTACAGCAGCCCTGCCGTTAAAGGCCGTACAATATGGGGTGGCTTAGTACCTTATGATAAAGTTTGGCGTGCAGGTGCTAACCAGGCAACCATCTTTACAACCGACAAAGCGTTAACCATCCAGGGTAAAACCTTGCCAGCAGGTAAATACAGCTTATATGCAACTCCGGGCGAAAAAGAATGGAAAATTATTTTCAACTCACAAACTGGCCAGTGGGGTATTAACCGCGATGGTTCAACTACAGACGATGCCTCTAAAGATGTTTTAGTGGTAACCGCTAAACCAGTAAAATCATCAGAAACGAATGAGCGCCTGGTTTACAAAATCTCTGACAAAGGCTTTGCTTTAGAATGGGATAACCTGAGTGTACCTGTTTGGGTGAAGTAA
- a CDS encoding M1 family metallopeptidase, translating into MHLKYPALAIAALFTASLKTSEVQAQTETNADPMSIYRETVTKVNDLVHTKLDVRFDYKKRYLYGKEWVTLKPHIYATDSLRLDAKGMDIHNISVVKEGKNVPLKYTYDQMSLNIHLDKKYTNAESYTIYIDYTSKPDEMKAGGSAAINSDKGLFFINPDSTEKGKPVQVWTQGESESSSKWFPTIDKPNQKTTDEISMTVPAKYVTLSNGRLASQKKNADGTRTDTWKQDLPHAPYLFMMAVGNFKIYRDQWRGKEVSYYLEPKYAPYAKDIFGFTPEVMEFYSKTLGVDYPWNKYAQIVVRDYVSGAMENTSATLHGEQVQHTRRELIDGGDESRIDIVHELFHQWFGDYVTAESWSNLTVNESFADFSETMWMEHKNGMDAGNEYNYRAMEKYLSSPKLYTEPLVRFHYDDKEDVFDAVTYEKGGRILNMLRHYLGNEAFYKGLNIYLKTNAFKTGEAQQVRLAMEEASGKDLNWFFNQWYYRAGHPVLNISYQWNEDTKTQKVFLQQTQDGDTFILPLNVDIYNNSNKERKQVWMRSKADTLTFKLGAKPNLVNVDADKVLLALKVDNKTPAEFAYQYFNGPLYLDRHEALEALAPHQDNEGARKVLIAALQDKYAPLQIEAIEGLNLKNDDMRNAALPILATVAQNSKNTLVQAAALNVLAKQKSQTYYSLFKQAIGSESYAVQAAALNGIYQLNPAEGLTYANKLKADSEGPLKIRVVYILAASGEDKEWPFVYEQFKVSRRAERVELLQNFATLTAHVKSPAYAQQGIAELLKTGKMVRNVGFVAVISDYLNNIREARLKLNDDASAKAAEDAIKELK; encoded by the coding sequence ATGCATTTAAAATACCCCGCTTTAGCGATAGCTGCCTTATTTACGGCATCGCTTAAAACATCGGAAGTACAGGCACAAACCGAGACAAATGCCGACCCGATGAGCATTTACCGCGAAACGGTAACCAAGGTGAACGACCTGGTACATACCAAACTGGATGTTAGATTTGATTATAAAAAACGCTACCTGTATGGCAAGGAGTGGGTTACTTTAAAGCCCCATATATATGCTACAGATTCATTAAGGCTGGATGCCAAGGGGATGGATATTCATAATATCTCGGTGGTAAAAGAGGGTAAAAACGTTCCGCTGAAGTATACTTACGATCAGATGTCGTTAAACATCCACCTCGATAAAAAATATACTAATGCCGAGAGCTATACCATTTACATCGACTATACATCAAAACCCGATGAGATGAAAGCCGGCGGCAGCGCGGCTATTAATTCGGATAAGGGCTTGTTCTTTATCAATCCGGACAGCACCGAGAAAGGTAAACCTGTACAGGTCTGGACACAGGGCGAATCTGAAAGCTCATCAAAATGGTTCCCTACTATTGATAAGCCGAACCAGAAGACTACCGACGAGATCAGCATGACTGTGCCTGCTAAATATGTAACGCTATCAAACGGTCGCCTCGCTTCGCAGAAAAAGAATGCCGATGGCACCCGTACCGATACCTGGAAACAAGATCTGCCGCATGCACCATACCTGTTTATGATGGCTGTGGGTAATTTCAAAATTTACCGCGATCAATGGCGCGGCAAAGAAGTAAGCTATTACCTCGAACCCAAGTATGCACCTTACGCTAAAGATATTTTCGGCTTTACACCAGAGGTGATGGAGTTTTACTCTAAAACCCTGGGTGTTGATTATCCTTGGAATAAATACGCGCAGATTGTTGTACGTGATTACGTAAGCGGTGCGATGGAAAATACTTCTGCCACGCTACACGGCGAGCAGGTACAACATACCCGCCGCGAACTGATTGATGGCGGCGACGAAAGCCGGATTGATATTGTGCACGAACTGTTCCACCAGTGGTTTGGCGATTATGTTACTGCCGAAAGCTGGAGCAACCTAACCGTTAACGAATCGTTCGCCGATTTTAGCGAAACCATGTGGATGGAACACAAAAACGGTATGGATGCAGGTAACGAGTATAACTACAGAGCAATGGAGAAATACTTATCATCGCCTAAATTGTATACCGAGCCATTGGTACGCTTCCATTATGATGATAAGGAAGATGTTTTTGACGCTGTGACTTATGAAAAAGGCGGCCGCATTTTAAACATGCTGCGCCATTACTTAGGTAATGAAGCTTTTTATAAGGGCCTCAACATTTACCTTAAAACCAACGCCTTTAAAACCGGCGAAGCTCAGCAAGTACGTTTAGCTATGGAAGAAGCCAGCGGAAAAGATTTGAACTGGTTCTTCAATCAATGGTACTACAGGGCAGGCCACCCGGTATTAAACATCAGCTATCAATGGAATGAGGATACTAAAACCCAAAAGGTTTTCTTACAACAAACCCAGGATGGTGATACCTTTATTTTGCCGCTGAATGTTGACATCTACAACAACAGCAACAAAGAACGCAAACAAGTTTGGATGCGCAGCAAAGCTGACACCTTAACCTTTAAACTGGGCGCTAAACCTAATTTAGTGAATGTGGATGCTGATAAGGTTTTACTGGCCCTTAAGGTCGACAATAAAACACCGGCCGAATTTGCTTACCAATACTTTAACGGCCCGCTTTACCTCGACAGGCATGAAGCGCTGGAAGCCCTTGCCCCTCACCAGGATAATGAAGGTGCGCGTAAAGTGTTAATTGCAGCCTTGCAGGATAAGTATGCGCCACTGCAAATTGAAGCCATAGAAGGCCTTAATTTAAAGAACGATGATATGCGCAATGCCGCCCTCCCAATTTTGGCGACTGTTGCACAAAACAGCAAAAACACACTGGTACAGGCTGCAGCATTAAACGTGTTGGCCAAACAAAAATCGCAAACTTATTACAGCCTGTTTAAACAAGCTATAGGCAGCGAATCGTACGCCGTACAAGCTGCTGCTTTAAACGGCATTTACCAGCTTAATCCTGCCGAAGGTTTAACTTATGCCAACAAACTAAAAGCCGATAGCGAAGGCCCATTAAAAATACGTGTGGTTTACATTTTGGCAGCCAGTGGCGAAGACAAAGAATGGCCATTTGTTTACGAGCAATTTAAAGTATCGCGCCGTGCAGAACGTGTGGAGTTGCTCCAAAACTTTGCCACCCTGACAGCTCACGTAAAATCGCCGGCTTATGCCCAACAAGGTATCGCTGAACTATTAAAAACCGGCAAAATGGTTAGAAATGTTGGTTTTGTAGCTGTAATAAGTGACTATCTCAACAACATTCGCGAAGCACGTTTAAAATTGAATGATGATGCATCGGCGAAAGCTGCTGAAGATGCGATAAAGGAATTGAAGTAA
- a CDS encoding metal-dependent hydrolase family protein: MMKRLLPLLLIATAQLAVAQKTYIHCGKLIDGVANSPQSEATIVVEGNKIIAIEKGYTTGTSADQVIELKNKTVMPGLIDCHVHLEDEFTKSSALDHFRFTDADIAYHAAVHAKTTLMAGFTTVRDLGGTGVNISLRKAVAQGLVDGPRIYTAGRAISASGGHMDSSDGFRDDAFAHPQGPDDGIADGKDELIKAVRLQFKRGSNVIKIASTGGVLDLSEDGSGAQFSIEEIKAVVETAKDYGLNVACHAHGAEGIRRAILGGVTSIEHGTFMDAEDMDLAKKNGTYLVPTIIAGRSVMDSAKVKGYFPPVIARKALEVGPQIQNTFGKAYKAGVKIAFGTDAGVYPHGKNWMEFGYMVEAGMPPMEAIKAATTSAADLLGITAITGSITKGKFADIVAVDGDPLQDIKAMGNMAFVMKEGKIYKNQ, from the coding sequence ATGATGAAAAGACTTTTACCCTTGCTATTAATAGCCACTGCCCAACTGGCCGTTGCTCAAAAAACTTATATCCACTGTGGAAAATTAATTGACGGTGTGGCAAATTCGCCCCAAAGCGAGGCAACAATTGTCGTGGAAGGCAATAAAATTATCGCCATAGAAAAAGGCTACACCACCGGAACATCGGCCGACCAGGTGATCGAGCTCAAAAATAAAACCGTAATGCCCGGCCTTATCGATTGCCATGTGCACCTCGAAGATGAGTTCACCAAAAGTTCGGCTTTAGATCATTTCCGTTTTACCGATGCAGATATTGCTTACCATGCCGCAGTACATGCTAAAACTACACTGATGGCGGGTTTTACTACCGTGCGTGATTTAGGCGGAACCGGCGTAAACATCAGCCTGCGTAAAGCGGTTGCCCAGGGTTTGGTTGATGGCCCGCGCATTTATACCGCCGGTCGTGCTATCTCGGCCAGTGGCGGCCACATGGATAGCTCTGATGGGTTCAGGGATGATGCCTTCGCTCACCCGCAAGGGCCGGATGATGGTATTGCCGATGGCAAGGACGAGCTGATTAAAGCCGTTCGCCTGCAATTTAAACGCGGATCAAATGTTATCAAGATAGCCTCTACCGGTGGTGTGCTGGATTTAAGCGAAGATGGCTCTGGTGCACAATTCAGCATTGAAGAAATTAAAGCTGTTGTTGAAACCGCCAAAGATTACGGCCTGAACGTAGCCTGCCATGCACACGGCGCAGAAGGTATCAGACGTGCCATTTTAGGTGGCGTAACCTCGATAGAGCACGGCACTTTTATGGATGCCGAAGACATGGACCTGGCCAAAAAGAATGGAACTTATTTAGTACCTACCATTATTGCCGGTCGTTCGGTAATGGATTCGGCCAAGGTTAAAGGCTATTTCCCGCCGGTAATTGCACGCAAGGCTTTAGAGGTTGGCCCGCAAATACAAAACACTTTTGGCAAGGCTTATAAAGCGGGTGTAAAAATTGCTTTCGGTACCGATGCTGGCGTTTACCCACATGGCAAAAACTGGATGGAATTTGGTTACATGGTAGAGGCCGGTATGCCGCCAATGGAGGCAATTAAAGCTGCAACCACCAGCGCTGCTGACTTATTAGGCATAACGGCAATAACAGGTAGCATTACTAAAGGTAAATTTGCGGATATTGTGGCCGTTGACGGAGATCCGCTGCAAGACATCAAAGCAATGGGCAATATGGCCTTTGTGATGAAAGAAGGAAAGATTTACAAGAACCAATAA
- a CDS encoding BrxA/BrxB family bacilliredoxin translates to MYPEYLVAPMRADLTNAGFEELLDADAVKNAVESEGTVLVMVNSVCGCAAANARPAAKAAAAYEKRPNKLVTVFAGMEKDAVDAARNYMLPYPPSSPSMALFKDGKLVHIIERHQIEGRNAQMIADNLTHAFDQYC, encoded by the coding sequence ATGTACCCAGAATATTTAGTAGCTCCAATGCGGGCTGATTTAACAAACGCAGGCTTCGAAGAGCTGTTAGATGCCGATGCGGTAAAAAACGCTGTTGAAAGCGAAGGTACCGTACTGGTAATGGTAAACTCTGTTTGCGGCTGCGCTGCTGCTAACGCACGCCCTGCTGCTAAAGCGGCTGCTGCTTACGAAAAACGCCCTAACAAATTGGTTACCGTATTTGCCGGCATGGAAAAAGACGCCGTTGATGCTGCACGTAACTACATGTTGCCTTACCCTCCGTCATCGCCATCAATGGCTTTGTTTAAAGATGGTAAACTGGTACACATTATAGAGCGCCACCAAATTGAAGGCCGCAATGCGCAAATGATTGCCGATAACCTGACCCACGCTTTCGATCAGTACTGCTAA
- a CDS encoding M23 family metallopeptidase, translated as MNLKQMDLGVDEVLVERDFQPKVLQVKEKHFKRLKFTAVAAVCLAAILTYTVKQLHDASEQKAQENAKLISQISALRTQVDESSTKLEAITASSDSSNSKALNYIDGIQNSLKKINDYLGKRGLRAVSFRGIKTGSDKKVSNLQLYSKYNNYLQQLVNNVAMVPMGYPRSANFTSFFGYRGNPFDFGGRNEFHPGLDFKGKVGDPVKCTASGKVIFTGKAGGYGNCVRIQHLGNIETWYGHLSRINVHEGQHVTVGDVIGKVGSTGRSTGPHLHYEVRRNGKPVNPVQYLTLNQ; from the coding sequence ATGAACTTAAAACAAATGGATTTAGGTGTGGACGAGGTGTTGGTGGAGCGTGATTTTCAGCCAAAAGTATTACAGGTTAAAGAAAAGCATTTTAAAAGATTAAAGTTTACAGCAGTTGCAGCCGTTTGTTTGGCCGCAATTTTAACCTATACAGTTAAACAATTGCACGATGCCAGCGAGCAAAAGGCGCAGGAAAATGCCAAGTTAATATCACAGATCTCGGCCCTGAGAACCCAGGTTGACGAAAGCTCGACCAAGCTTGAAGCCATTACAGCATCGAGCGATAGCAGCAACAGCAAAGCGTTAAACTATATTGATGGCATCCAAAACAGCCTCAAAAAAATTAATGATTACCTGGGCAAACGCGGTTTAAGGGCAGTTTCTTTCAGAGGCATTAAAACCGGCAGCGATAAAAAAGTAAGCAACCTGCAGTTGTATTCTAAATACAATAATTATCTGCAGCAGTTGGTAAATAATGTAGCCATGGTGCCTATGGGCTATCCGCGCAGTGCCAACTTTACGTCGTTTTTCGGTTACCGCGGTAACCCCTTCGATTTTGGCGGCCGTAACGAGTTTCACCCCGGCCTGGACTTTAAAGGTAAAGTGGGCGACCCGGTTAAATGCACCGCCAGCGGCAAGGTAATATTTACAGGCAAAGCAGGCGGTTATGGCAACTGCGTACGCATACAGCATTTAGGTAATATCGAAACATGGTACGGCCACTTATCACGCATCAACGTGCACGAAGGCCAGCATGTAACTGTGGGCGATGTTATTGGTAAAGTAGGTTCAACCGGCCGCTCAACCGGCCCGCATTTGCATTACGAAGTGCGTAGAAATGGTAAGCCTGTTAACCCCGTGCAGTATTTAACGCTAAATCAATAG